One Gimesia aquarii DNA segment encodes these proteins:
- a CDS encoding HEAT repeat domain-containing protein yields the protein MKRCSIWAAVLSASVAVPFAGCSHMPTAMLPSSAKEKVLDSKMVVAQDLESKKEFEKAKKAYELIHKADPKHARACHRLAIVSYRLGDREKALEYFKKGQELTPENPELLSDYGYALYKMKQYEEAEGILKKSVKLDPKSERAITRLATVYGIQGKMKESYTELRKISGPAEAHEIVAHLHSQRGEKQLALSHYQKSLAISKREASGRGDLKKGSKAYELNQELLKRVEQNVAHLSSDPTLKSAQSKMQMVNHSQQKKRELTASGREKDLFRKPVEKTFNKTTKKKQAPEIEIAETKNSPFRVIRERIVKPKAKQKVENPFLADPKLAESAFEKPEMEVAEKKQDTKTKAEQQIAELDQLLARTKPRPEVKEEVTFRRLTDEDVQKVERSLKAEKQTAQVTRDIQVARDETKPVKKNVKQKRSAFELMRELQYELIADFTPPEEELVIEEQPEFQLVERTEPQTDFIPQREVENPFVNQTRQMAVQSPFEGRTVQLGKWKPIEPGMKAPEKTQVSTVSRQVEVQPVLKSKKTFVQNAIVSRPKPETAQPMTAVDMCPAATGEVLKLVKQLDAYDVPTLKQAVQRLGAMESEAIAATPALRSLTLHENMGVRIQCAFSLWKIEGNTDDSIPTLIEAMNSFVESDRSFAAAVLSQMGTQSQELTPILVRSLSDTNEYVRLHTAELLARNPEWQSQANKTLADCVVSKDVNIRWLATYSLADLKSQDDRVVAALSIALQDKASQVRAGAAYALGEIGPYAHKSIPELQKARFDTNSEVRVAAKNALSRVRRVSPPAAN from the coding sequence ATGAAGCGCTGCAGTATTTGGGCCGCAGTTCTTTCAGCGTCTGTCGCTGTTCCGTTCGCAGGTTGTTCTCATATGCCCACAGCCATGCTTCCTTCGTCTGCGAAGGAAAAAGTTCTGGATAGCAAAATGGTCGTTGCTCAGGATCTGGAAAGCAAAAAAGAATTTGAAAAGGCTAAAAAAGCTTATGAATTGATTCATAAGGCAGATCCCAAGCATGCGCGTGCCTGTCATCGACTTGCCATTGTCAGTTATCGATTAGGTGATCGGGAGAAAGCACTGGAGTATTTCAAGAAAGGGCAGGAACTCACGCCAGAAAATCCTGAGCTTCTGAGCGACTATGGCTATGCCCTTTATAAGATGAAGCAGTACGAAGAGGCAGAAGGAATACTGAAGAAATCAGTAAAGCTTGATCCGAAAAGTGAGCGCGCGATTACTCGGTTGGCTACCGTGTATGGTATCCAGGGGAAAATGAAAGAGAGCTACACCGAACTCCGCAAAATCAGCGGTCCTGCAGAAGCACATGAAATTGTTGCACACTTGCACTCCCAGCGTGGAGAAAAACAACTGGCCTTAAGCCATTACCAGAAATCGCTGGCGATCAGCAAAAGAGAAGCCAGTGGTAGGGGAGATTTGAAAAAGGGTTCCAAAGCATACGAGCTGAATCAGGAATTATTGAAGCGTGTCGAACAGAATGTTGCCCACCTTTCTAGCGATCCTACTCTGAAATCCGCGCAATCAAAAATGCAAATGGTCAATCATTCTCAGCAGAAGAAACGAGAGTTGACTGCATCTGGAAGAGAAAAAGACCTCTTCCGAAAACCAGTCGAAAAAACGTTTAATAAAACGACCAAGAAAAAGCAGGCACCAGAAATCGAAATTGCTGAAACGAAGAATTCACCGTTCCGGGTCATTCGAGAACGCATTGTGAAACCGAAGGCAAAGCAGAAAGTAGAGAATCCGTTTTTGGCGGATCCTAAGTTAGCAGAATCTGCTTTTGAAAAACCAGAAATGGAAGTCGCCGAGAAGAAGCAGGACACTAAAACAAAAGCGGAACAGCAGATTGCGGAGCTGGATCAGCTTCTTGCTCGAACAAAACCACGTCCTGAGGTAAAAGAAGAAGTCACATTCAGAAGGCTGACTGATGAAGACGTGCAAAAAGTAGAACGATCTCTTAAAGCAGAAAAACAGACAGCGCAAGTGACCAGAGACATACAGGTCGCTCGCGATGAAACCAAACCAGTTAAGAAAAATGTAAAACAGAAACGCTCTGCCTTTGAGTTAATGCGTGAATTGCAATATGAGCTGATTGCAGATTTCACACCTCCGGAAGAGGAACTAGTCATAGAAGAGCAACCTGAATTCCAATTGGTTGAACGGACTGAACCTCAGACTGACTTTATACCACAGAGGGAGGTAGAGAATCCTTTTGTGAATCAGACCCGTCAGATGGCGGTTCAATCTCCCTTTGAAGGACGCACAGTTCAACTTGGAAAATGGAAGCCCATTGAACCTGGCATGAAAGCTCCAGAAAAAACTCAGGTGAGTACTGTCTCACGTCAAGTTGAGGTCCAACCTGTCCTAAAGAGCAAAAAAACTTTTGTGCAAAACGCGATTGTAAGCCGACCCAAGCCAGAAACAGCTCAGCCGATGACGGCCGTCGATATGTGCCCTGCTGCGACCGGAGAAGTATTGAAGCTGGTCAAGCAACTTGATGCATATGATGTACCAACGTTGAAACAGGCTGTTCAACGTCTGGGTGCGATGGAATCCGAGGCAATAGCAGCGACACCCGCTCTCCGATCGTTAACGCTGCATGAAAACATGGGAGTTCGTATTCAGTGTGCGTTTTCATTGTGGAAAATTGAAGGGAACACCGATGATTCGATTCCTACTTTGATTGAAGCCATGAACTCATTTGTTGAGAGCGATCGTTCCTTTGCCGCAGCCGTATTGTCGCAGATGGGTACGCAATCTCAGGAGTTAACACCCATTCTGGTTCGTTCATTATCGGACACGAATGAGTATGTCCGCTTACATACGGCAGAACTACTGGCGCGTAATCCAGAGTGGCAATCTCAGGCAAATAAAACTCTGGCCGATTGTGTTGTCTCCAAAGATGTCAACATCCGTTGGTTGGCGACTTACAGTCTGGCCGATCTGAAATCTCAGGATGATCGAGTCGTTGCTGCACTTTCCATTGCCTTGCAAGACAAAGCCAGTCAGGTTCGTGCAGGAGCCGCTTATGCCCTGGGAGAAATCGGCCCTTATGCCCACAAGTCGATTCCTGAATTACAAAAGGCACGCTTTGATACCAACTCTGAAGTGAGAGTGGCTGCGAAGAATGCTCTGAGTCGTGTGAGGCGAGTCAGTCCACCTGCCGCTAACTAA
- a CDS encoding CinA family protein — MLPDFLLQAAKEVQAALRTHDEKLVLAESCTGGLVATLMTSLPGISDYFCGSAIVYRWDTKMKWLGVQPETLEKYTDVSRETARELALGVLKQTPEATWAASITGHLGPNAPSHQDGLICIGIAHRSSNDFNSPPEIQTIESFQCDALIAEFPFKADSTPELSLRQQRQLAAARQMLKLISAALER; from the coding sequence ATGTTACCCGATTTTTTGTTGCAAGCTGCGAAAGAAGTTCAAGCGGCTCTGAGAACACATGATGAAAAGCTGGTGCTGGCTGAAAGTTGCACCGGTGGTCTGGTGGCGACCTTAATGACCAGCCTGCCGGGAATTTCTGATTATTTTTGTGGTTCCGCCATCGTTTACCGCTGGGATACGAAAATGAAATGGTTGGGCGTGCAGCCGGAGACTCTGGAAAAATATACGGATGTGAGTCGTGAAACAGCCAGAGAGTTGGCACTTGGAGTCTTAAAGCAGACTCCCGAAGCAACCTGGGCTGCATCAATTACAGGTCATCTGGGTCCGAATGCGCCCTCGCATCAAGATGGACTGATTTGTATCGGCATAGCACATCGAAGTTCGAACGATTTCAACAGTCCGCCAGAAATACAGACGATCGAATCCTTCCAGTGTGATGCTTTAATCGCTGAGTTTCCATTCAAAGCCGATTCGACACCAGAACTCTCACTGAGACAACAGAGACAGCTTGCTGCCGCCCGTCAAATGCTGAAGCTGATTTCAGCTGCTTTAGAACGCTAA
- the trmB gene encoding tRNA (guanosine(46)-N7)-methyltransferase TrmB: MSRSKPTTDLKPYFQTLEDLEGPFNWNNFFGNDNPVVLDVGAGRGLFLFNSSGANPDKNYLGLEIDYREGRRAATRLLKADRPNARVLGGDARIAFDKFIPESSISEVHVYFPDPWWKKRHHKRRIFTDVFVRQVTTALKQGGELHFWTDVEEYFERVKNLMDHASQFAHRDAPEEKRPEHEMDFQTSFERKKRNEGWKIHRGLWELL, encoded by the coding sequence ATGTCGCGTTCGAAGCCTACAACAGACCTCAAACCCTACTTTCAAACCCTGGAGGATCTGGAAGGGCCTTTCAACTGGAACAACTTTTTCGGGAATGACAACCCCGTCGTATTAGATGTTGGAGCAGGTCGCGGTTTATTCCTGTTTAATTCCAGCGGAGCAAATCCGGATAAAAATTATCTCGGTCTGGAAATCGACTATCGTGAAGGACGTCGGGCGGCCACACGACTTCTTAAAGCCGACCGACCTAATGCCCGTGTTTTGGGTGGGGATGCACGAATTGCCTTTGACAAATTTATCCCTGAATCATCCATTTCCGAAGTGCATGTTTACTTTCCTGATCCCTGGTGGAAAAAACGACATCATAAACGCCGGATTTTCACGGATGTATTCGTCAGACAGGTTACGACGGCGCTCAAGCAGGGAGGTGAACTTCACTTCTGGACCGACGTCGAAGAGTATTTTGAACGGGTCAAAAATTTGATGGATCACGCCAGTCAATTTGCACATCGGGACGCTCCCGAAGAAAAGCGTCCCGAGCATGAAATGGATTTTCAAACCAGCTTCGAAAGAAAAAAACGAAACGAAGGTTGGAAAATCCACCGCGGACTCTGGGAACTGCTATAA
- a CDS encoding TAXI family TRAP transporter solute-binding subunit: MKRTLFKILVVSLLVSLPVILHFTYQWMTALPSQITIAAGHPEGRYHGMAVQLKAMLEQRLPIDVEILETKGSLENLDLLRSGKADLGFYQPGTEFALASLKPVEAAKPKPQIHTMPHICFIANLYSQVVHIIVPAESDIKSVNDLKGRRIAIGEQSSGDLAASVPLLQHFQLTLDEIEPAYLSYEEIEKQFGDNTLDAAIVTVGVQAPVLHNLLETGHYRILEIPYIGALTRKESHFYEYEIPAGMYRRAEPTVPVQNLQTVACGAHLLTREAVSAGLIAEVTSIILHQNFSRQMRLNELFAQGNTFARDNQGFPVHLGADHAYNPELKPFLNSEFVEATEGMRSFIVSILIAAYLLFRWVQNRRSKAKEHKLDRYIRQLVEIENKQMQLDGNNREDGVVLHQLLDDVTCLRQETLKQFSAHELNEDRATDVFLEMCHALSDKINAKLLGWKIDRLGETIDKS, encoded by the coding sequence ATGAAGCGTACTCTGTTCAAAATTCTGGTTGTCAGCTTGCTGGTTTCCTTGCCTGTCATCCTGCATTTCACCTATCAGTGGATGACGGCGTTGCCCAGTCAGATCACGATTGCCGCCGGTCATCCAGAAGGGCGCTATCACGGAATGGCCGTGCAACTCAAAGCGATGTTGGAGCAACGGTTGCCCATCGATGTTGAGATTCTGGAGACGAAAGGCTCGTTGGAAAACCTGGATTTATTACGTAGCGGAAAAGCGGATCTGGGTTTTTATCAACCAGGTACGGAGTTTGCGCTGGCATCGCTCAAACCTGTTGAGGCGGCTAAGCCGAAACCGCAAATTCACACAATGCCGCATATCTGTTTCATTGCCAACCTATATTCACAGGTAGTGCATATTATTGTGCCCGCTGAGTCTGATATTAAGAGTGTGAACGACCTGAAAGGCCGCCGTATTGCGATTGGCGAACAAAGCTCGGGTGACCTGGCTGCCAGTGTACCGCTCTTGCAGCATTTTCAACTGACTTTGGACGAAATTGAACCCGCGTATCTTTCCTATGAAGAGATCGAAAAGCAGTTCGGAGACAATACGTTAGACGCGGCAATCGTGACCGTGGGGGTTCAAGCACCAGTGCTCCATAATTTGCTGGAGACTGGTCACTATCGCATTTTGGAAATCCCCTATATTGGCGCACTGACGCGCAAGGAATCTCATTTTTATGAATATGAAATTCCGGCAGGCATGTATCGCAGGGCAGAGCCGACAGTTCCCGTCCAAAATTTGCAGACGGTGGCTTGTGGTGCGCATCTGCTTACAAGGGAGGCCGTGTCTGCCGGTCTCATTGCCGAAGTGACGTCCATCATTCTGCACCAAAATTTTTCGCGACAGATGCGTTTGAATGAGCTGTTTGCACAAGGCAATACATTCGCCCGGGACAATCAGGGATTCCCGGTTCATCTTGGTGCGGATCATGCATATAATCCCGAATTGAAACCCTTCCTGAATTCGGAGTTTGTTGAAGCAACGGAGGGGATGCGATCGTTTATCGTGTCGATCCTGATCGCCGCCTATCTGTTGTTTCGATGGGTTCAGAATCGGCGCTCAAAAGCGAAGGAACATAAACTGGACCGTTATATTCGACAATTGGTGGAAATCGAAAACAAGCAAATGCAACTGGACGGAAATAATCGCGAGGACGGAGTTGTGTTACATCAGTTACTTGATGATGTGACTTGTTTACGTCAGGAAACACTGAAACAGTTTTCAGCCCATGAATTGAATGAAGATCGTGCCACCGATGTTTTTCTGGAAATGTGTCATGCCTTGAGTGACAAAATTAACGCCAAGCTGTTAGGCTGGAAAATCGATCGTCTGGGTGAGACAATCGATAAATCCTGA
- the serA gene encoding phosphoglycerate dehydrogenase, translating to MYRVLITDNLSPAGLKILEDNPEIEVDVRSGLSPEEVREALKSADGIIIRSATKLTDEVLKGQPRLKAIVRAGVGVDNIDRVAATREGIVVMNTPAGNTTSTAEQTIALMMGLARNIGPAYSTMKEGKWERKKLTGTQVAGKTLAVVGLGRIGLSVAQRAQGLEMKVIGYDPFLSAEKAAEYGIELYKEVDEIVKHCDFLSVHTPLTDETRDLINAERIATMRPGVRIINCARGGIINEDDLADALESGKVAGAACDVFTQEPPENRRLIDAPNMLSTPHLGASTDEAQEMVALEAAEIITDYLTRNEIRHAINMIPVSGAEMADLKPHVELGHRLGLFLSHQTEGSLKNVQIQYRGEVAEKQTKLITSSFAAGLLSNAFEADVNIVNATVFAKERGIGISESKSSEAGTLSTLISATIETDEGQYSAAGTIFGQDFLRLTKLDEFYLDAYLDGNLLIYRHHDVPGLIGYIGTVLGNHKVNIAHMALGRLQNQPGGEAIAVLNVDGEVPEAALAEVSEHKDVSCVKLVKMPPATAPLPWLQ from the coding sequence ATGTACCGAGTCCTGATCACGGACAATCTTTCGCCAGCCGGCCTTAAAATTCTCGAAGATAACCCGGAAATCGAAGTCGATGTTCGGTCCGGTCTTTCGCCGGAAGAAGTACGGGAAGCACTCAAGTCGGCAGATGGGATCATCATTCGCAGCGCGACCAAACTCACGGACGAAGTCCTGAAAGGGCAACCCAGATTAAAGGCCATTGTCCGGGCAGGTGTCGGCGTTGATAATATCGATCGCGTGGCCGCCACGCGCGAAGGTATTGTCGTGATGAATACGCCCGCTGGAAATACCACCAGTACGGCTGAGCAAACCATTGCCCTCATGATGGGACTGGCTCGTAATATTGGACCTGCTTACTCAACAATGAAAGAAGGCAAGTGGGAGCGTAAAAAATTAACGGGGACCCAGGTCGCCGGGAAAACACTGGCCGTCGTGGGACTGGGACGTATCGGTCTTTCCGTCGCGCAACGGGCACAAGGCCTCGAAATGAAAGTCATCGGTTATGATCCCTTTCTCTCTGCAGAGAAGGCAGCCGAATATGGTATCGAACTCTATAAGGAAGTTGATGAAATCGTTAAACACTGCGACTTCCTCAGCGTGCACACTCCTCTGACAGATGAAACGCGTGACCTTATCAACGCCGAGCGAATCGCCACGATGCGTCCCGGAGTCAGGATCATCAACTGTGCCCGGGGTGGTATTATCAACGAAGACGATCTGGCGGATGCACTTGAATCGGGTAAAGTCGCGGGAGCCGCTTGTGACGTGTTTACTCAGGAACCACCAGAAAACCGACGATTGATCGATGCGCCTAATATGTTATCGACTCCCCACCTTGGTGCTTCCACAGATGAAGCACAGGAAATGGTTGCTTTGGAAGCCGCAGAGATTATTACCGATTATCTCACCCGCAACGAAATTCGCCACGCCATCAATATGATTCCCGTTTCGGGAGCAGAAATGGCAGACCTGAAACCACATGTTGAGTTGGGACATCGTCTGGGTTTGTTCCTGTCTCACCAGACAGAAGGCAGTCTCAAAAACGTTCAGATACAGTATCGTGGTGAAGTGGCAGAGAAACAAACGAAACTGATCACATCCAGTTTTGCGGCGGGGTTACTCTCCAATGCCTTTGAGGCAGACGTCAATATTGTGAACGCTACGGTATTCGCAAAAGAGCGTGGCATTGGGATTTCTGAATCGAAATCCAGTGAAGCTGGTACACTTTCTACACTGATCTCTGCAACGATCGAAACAGACGAAGGTCAGTACTCGGCAGCCGGTACCATTTTCGGCCAGGACTTCTTACGGCTTACCAAACTGGATGAGTTCTATCTCGATGCATACCTCGATGGTAATCTGTTGATCTACCGCCATCATGATGTACCAGGACTCATCGGTTATATCGGCACGGTTTTGGGAAATCACAAAGTCAACATTGCCCACATGGCCCTGGGGCGACTTCAAAACCAGCCTGGTGGTGAAGCGATTGCGGTTCTGAATGTCGATGGAGAAGTTCCGGAAGCGGCTCTGGCAGAAGTCTCCGAACACAAAGACGTTTCCTGTGTGAAACTAGTCAAAATGCCGCCCGCGACTGCCCCGCTTCCCTGGTTACAATAG
- a CDS encoding HNH endonuclease, translated as MISATTGKTQSSAMQASVLALNKTYSPVHVISAKRAFCLLSKDIAEVISVEDGSFMNYDFSSWIEISELRSEFNERTELEDWIFSVNFEIQVPRVVRLLHYNRIPNNTIKFNRRNIFIRDSYRCQYCHKKFGVKQLSLDHVVPRSHGGGMSWENIVSACRRCNTKKGGRTPSQAGMKLLQKPAKPSRNPVLLQQVKHEKYACWRNFVSTKELLACE; from the coding sequence ATGATATCTGCAACTACCGGGAAGACACAGTCTAGCGCCATGCAGGCGAGTGTTCTGGCGCTGAATAAGACTTATTCGCCGGTTCACGTGATCTCTGCCAAACGCGCTTTTTGTCTGCTCAGTAAAGACATTGCGGAAGTCATCAGTGTTGAAGATGGCAGCTTTATGAACTATGACTTCAGTTCCTGGATTGAAATCAGTGAGCTGAGATCTGAATTCAATGAACGAACGGAATTGGAAGACTGGATCTTTTCCGTGAATTTTGAAATCCAGGTTCCCCGTGTTGTTCGCCTGTTGCACTATAATCGCATCCCCAACAATACGATTAAATTCAACCGCCGCAATATCTTTATTCGAGACAGTTATCGATGCCAATACTGCCACAAAAAATTCGGCGTGAAGCAACTTAGTCTGGATCACGTCGTCCCCCGTTCTCACGGCGGAGGCATGAGCTGGGAAAATATTGTCAGCGCCTGTCGTCGCTGTAATACGAAAAAAGGAGGCCGCACACCTTCGCAAGCCGGGATGAAGCTGCTGCAAAAACCGGCAAAGCCCAGTCGTAACCCCGTGTTGCTGCAACAGGTCAAGCATGAGAAATACGCATGCTGGCGAAACTTTGTGAGCACGAAGGAATTACTCGCCTGTGAATAA
- a CDS encoding homoserine dehydrogenase — MSSSPLNVAIIGMGTVGSGVAKILLNRAEQMTARAGRPIHLKRAVVRDLSRTRDINLPAGVLTDDVESVINDSTIEVVLQLVGGIDPAYDIMLRVLESGKDVITANKALLCEKGELVFQRAKELGRCICFEAAVAGGVPLIETVTQAMTANQIISIEAILNGTSNYILTEMFSHNTSYADAVRTAQEIGYAEADPAMDVDGTDAAQKLGILVQLALGVKVNLDQFLRQGIDSLSLADLQYADELGYTVKLLAVAKLLDGQLEMHAQPTLIRNDNPLAHVEDAYNKIALEGDAVGKVWLSGMGAGQMATASAVVANLIDVAVGRAAITFPRLNLWNSSQNIQILPREDISRRYFLRLNVEDRPHVLADITNVLGNHEISIASLVQHEAPEVDETENYPIVPLVIMTHRTTEGQFQAASRELDALDCIRAPFVRMPVND, encoded by the coding sequence ATGTCGTCTTCTCCTTTAAATGTGGCCATTATCGGTATGGGTACCGTAGGCAGTGGTGTCGCAAAAATTCTGCTCAATCGCGCCGAACAAATGACCGCGCGGGCAGGCCGCCCCATACACCTCAAACGGGCCGTCGTAAGAGATCTTTCACGAACACGTGACATCAACCTTCCTGCTGGAGTACTGACCGATGATGTCGAATCCGTCATCAATGATTCTACGATTGAGGTGGTACTTCAACTGGTCGGCGGAATCGATCCCGCCTATGACATTATGTTGCGCGTCCTGGAAAGTGGCAAAGATGTTATCACCGCCAACAAAGCACTCCTCTGTGAAAAAGGAGAGCTCGTATTCCAGCGCGCAAAAGAGTTGGGTCGCTGCATCTGTTTCGAAGCAGCAGTCGCAGGGGGAGTCCCTTTAATCGAAACAGTTACGCAAGCCATGACTGCGAATCAAATTATTTCGATTGAAGCCATCCTGAATGGAACCAGTAATTATATTCTGACCGAAATGTTTTCCCACAATACAAGCTATGCAGACGCTGTGAGGACTGCCCAGGAAATTGGGTATGCAGAAGCCGATCCCGCCATGGACGTAGATGGCACTGATGCCGCACAGAAATTAGGAATCCTTGTGCAACTGGCATTGGGAGTGAAAGTCAATCTTGATCAATTCCTGCGACAGGGAATCGATTCGCTTTCACTGGCTGACTTACAATATGCTGACGAACTGGGTTACACCGTCAAACTGTTGGCGGTCGCCAAATTACTGGACGGTCAACTGGAAATGCACGCGCAACCGACGCTGATTCGTAATGATAACCCGTTAGCACACGTGGAAGACGCTTATAACAAAATCGCTTTGGAAGGTGATGCTGTGGGAAAAGTCTGGCTCTCGGGTATGGGAGCCGGGCAAATGGCGACAGCGTCTGCCGTCGTTGCTAACTTAATCGATGTCGCCGTCGGTCGGGCCGCCATTACGTTCCCGAGATTGAATCTCTGGAACTCCAGTCAAAATATTCAAATCCTGCCACGCGAAGACATTTCGCGGCGGTACTTCCTGCGTTTAAACGTAGAAGACCGCCCTCACGTACTGGCAGACATTACGAACGTGCTGGGAAATCACGAAATCAGTATCGCCAGTCTGGTGCAGCATGAAGCACCCGAAGTCGATGAGACGGAAAACTACCCCATCGTTCCCCTGGTTATTATGACGCACCGCACAACCGAAGGCCAATTTCAGGCAGCCAGCAGGGAGCTGGATGCGTTGGATTGCATCCGGGCTCCCTTTGTGCGCATGCCGGTGAATGATTGA
- a CDS encoding peptidylprolyl isomerase: MMSRFTPWILCLAVSCLAGCPGETPTASDPEVPQATSQKQLETLPAGGDFQVLLETTKGNIVLDVHPEWSPKGAARFKELVEEGFYNDTAFFRVIDGFMAQIGINGDPAVHAKWKDNNIMDEPVVESNKRGYVSFAKSGLPNSRSTQFFINFGDNSNLDGMGFSPFAQVIEGMDVVDDLYDGYGEGAPNGRGPHQGKLVEGGNAYLKKEFPMLDYIKKATIVDGSAKEGAKPEAAAPDAKADKKPAEPEKKEEAKPEKAAPEKTPAKKDE; this comes from the coding sequence ATGATGTCACGTTTTACCCCGTGGATTCTGTGTCTGGCTGTTTCTTGTTTAGCAGGCTGTCCCGGAGAAACCCCTACAGCCAGTGATCCTGAGGTTCCCCAAGCGACTTCCCAAAAACAGTTGGAAACACTTCCTGCCGGCGGAGACTTTCAGGTTTTACTGGAAACGACAAAAGGAAATATTGTATTGGACGTGCATCCTGAATGGTCACCCAAAGGGGCCGCACGCTTCAAGGAACTGGTGGAAGAGGGCTTCTATAATGATACTGCATTCTTTCGCGTGATTGATGGGTTTATGGCACAAATCGGTATTAATGGAGATCCTGCCGTACACGCCAAATGGAAAGATAACAACATTATGGATGAGCCTGTGGTCGAGTCGAATAAACGGGGCTATGTCTCTTTCGCAAAATCAGGTTTGCCTAACTCGCGTTCAACACAATTTTTTATCAACTTTGGTGATAACTCAAATTTAGATGGCATGGGATTTTCTCCTTTTGCGCAAGTCATCGAAGGGATGGATGTGGTCGACGATCTATACGACGGTTATGGTGAAGGGGCACCAAACGGGCGCGGACCCCATCAGGGAAAACTGGTCGAAGGTGGAAACGCTTATTTGAAAAAAGAGTTTCCGATGTTGGACTACATCAAAAAAGCGACCATTGTTGATGGATCTGCGAAAGAGGGAGCGAAACCAGAGGCGGCGGCTCCTGATGCAAAAGCAGACAAGAAGCCAGCAGAGCCTGAGAAAAAAGAAGAAGCGAAGCCAGAAAAAGCAGCACCTGAAAAAACGCCTGCCAAGAAAGACGAATAG
- a CDS encoding carbohydrate kinase family protein, producing the protein MNNVTSLPVVIGLGELLWDCFGDERRPGGAPANVAFQANQLACQGIVVSRVGQDPLGTELLDFLKQQNLATKYVQIDTTFPTGTVTVEFSDANDPQYTIHERVAWDHLEFNQPLAELMNQAKAVCFGTLAQREKTSRESIYQCLAATNADCLVVYDINLRQEYFDRSWIERSLSLAKIVKLNLDEVEVLAGLLEISVGDTGWFIEHIQKEYTVDAVCITRGAEGCLIYADDQQYDIPGTPVEVVDAVGAGDSFTAALISRRLLGWSWDKAALFANRVGGLVASHAGAMPVLRAEFERLGEEIQTR; encoded by the coding sequence ATGAATAATGTAACGTCTCTTCCAGTGGTAATCGGTTTAGGTGAATTGCTGTGGGACTGTTTTGGTGATGAAAGGCGACCTGGCGGCGCGCCGGCGAATGTCGCGTTTCAGGCAAATCAACTGGCCTGTCAGGGAATCGTCGTCTCGCGTGTGGGGCAAGATCCATTGGGAACCGAATTGCTGGATTTCTTGAAACAGCAAAATCTTGCTACAAAGTACGTGCAGATTGATACGACATTTCCCACTGGCACCGTGACGGTTGAGTTTTCTGACGCCAATGATCCACAATACACGATTCACGAACGGGTTGCCTGGGATCACTTAGAGTTTAATCAACCATTGGCCGAACTAATGAATCAGGCCAAGGCGGTCTGTTTTGGTACTTTGGCTCAGCGAGAGAAAACCTCCCGAGAATCAATTTATCAGTGTCTTGCGGCGACGAACGCTGATTGTCTGGTTGTGTACGACATCAACTTGCGGCAGGAATACTTTGATCGGAGTTGGATCGAGCGTTCTTTGTCTTTAGCAAAAATCGTCAAATTAAACCTGGATGAAGTAGAGGTACTGGCGGGGCTGCTAGAAATCTCTGTCGGTGATACAGGTTGGTTTATCGAACACATTCAGAAAGAGTATACTGTGGACGCGGTCTGTATTACGCGCGGGGCTGAAGGATGTTTGATTTATGCCGACGATCAACAATATGATATTCCCGGCACTCCGGTTGAGGTCGTTGATGCGGTGGGAGCCGGCGATTCATTTACCGCGGCTTTGATTTCGCGTCGTTTATTAGGCTGGTCCTGGGACAAGGCGGCTTTGTTTGCCAATCGTGTGGGAGGCCTGGTTGCCAGCCATGCAGGAGCAATGCCTGTGTTACGTGCCGAGTTTGAGCGGCTTGGCGAGGAAATTCAGACTCGTTAA
- a CDS encoding acyl-CoA thioesterase, which translates to MHRIYEYRHLVTEEEIDGLGHVNNVVYLKWLQDAAVAHSTANGWSARRYRELKIGWVARSHYIEYLQPAFVGQEIIVQTWISTLQKVKSLRKYQIVRPLDSELLVKAETNWAFVNYENLTPRRIPEEVLACFAVIPEQEEPR; encoded by the coding sequence ATGCATCGCATTTATGAATACCGCCATTTAGTCACCGAGGAGGAAATTGACGGGCTCGGACACGTCAACAATGTGGTTTACCTAAAATGGCTACAGGACGCTGCGGTAGCACACTCCACCGCCAATGGCTGGTCAGCCCGTCGCTACCGCGAACTGAAAATCGGCTGGGTCGCCCGAAGTCACTATATTGAGTATTTACAACCGGCGTTTGTGGGTCAGGAAATTATCGTACAAACATGGATTTCCACACTTCAAAAGGTCAAATCTCTACGGAAATATCAAATCGTACGGCCCCTTGATTCTGAGCTTCTGGTGAAAGCCGAAACAAACTGGGCATTCGTGAATTATGAAAATCTGACTCCACGGCGCATACCGGAAGAAGTACTCGCGTGTTTCGCTGTGATTCCCGAACAGGAAGAACCCCGCTAA